From one Leptospira andrefontaineae genomic stretch:
- a CDS encoding NAD(P)H-dependent flavin oxidoreductase produces the protein MKIKTPVTEMLGIDLPIIGAPMFLVSYPDLVVAVSEAGGLGTFPSQNYRTLEELRRGLENIRSRTKKPIGVNLILHKAHNPNWAKHLEILLEFKVELIITSLGSPRSIINEAKSVGTKVFCDVTTLRHANLVAKSGADALVAVAQGAGGHAGNISPFSLFPYLKKEIGLPVLAAGAISGGAQMAAAMSLGADAVYIGTRLIATQEAAASQEYKEMIVQSAPEEIVYTEKISGIPANWLKRSVEKAGDNFHNEGSTDIDQEFKRWRDIWSAGHGVAQIDSIIPAGDVVRGMAAEYADIVNKLPKLV, from the coding sequence TTTCATATCCTGATCTAGTTGTTGCAGTTTCCGAAGCCGGAGGCCTTGGAACATTCCCTTCTCAGAACTACCGGACCCTAGAGGAATTAAGAAGAGGTTTGGAAAATATCAGATCCAGGACCAAAAAGCCGATCGGCGTTAACTTAATTTTGCATAAGGCTCATAACCCTAACTGGGCAAAACACTTAGAAATACTTTTAGAATTCAAAGTAGAATTGATTATCACAAGTTTGGGAAGTCCTCGTTCCATTATCAACGAAGCAAAATCAGTGGGAACAAAAGTTTTTTGCGACGTAACTACATTAAGACATGCTAATCTAGTAGCTAAGTCCGGAGCAGACGCGTTGGTAGCGGTTGCTCAAGGTGCGGGAGGACATGCAGGAAATATTTCTCCTTTCAGTCTTTTTCCTTATCTGAAAAAAGAGATCGGTCTTCCTGTTCTTGCTGCGGGCGCGATCAGCGGTGGGGCACAAATGGCGGCTGCAATGTCCTTAGGAGCAGATGCCGTTTATATCGGAACAAGACTTATCGCCACTCAAGAAGCCGCCGCTTCTCAAGAATATAAGGAGATGATCGTTCAGTCGGCACCTGAAGAGATCGTTTATACGGAAAAAATATCCGGGATTCCTGCGAACTGGCTAAAACGTTCCGTAGAAAAAGCGGGAGATAATTTCCACAACGAAGGAAGCACGGATATAGATCAGGAATTCAAACGTTGGAGAGATATTTGGTCTGCTGGTCACGGAGTGGCTCAGATCGATTCCATTATTCCGGCAGGAGATGTTGTAAGAGGTATGGCCGCGGAATACGCGGATATCGTAAATAAACTACCTAAACTAGTTTAA
- a CDS encoding MXAN_6521/LA_1396 family lipoprotein, protein MRSKLILLFLISTSFANCAVKQIRIAPNFESSLDRFKRLTVAIDSSSKVNQVEATLLKSMAEQELAHHKEFIVYPDPSSKNQNCKSPVGKSQGVLTLKLEEALKGTTPSFLVWLSPAVFGPSADGIKISIQAQIQKCDTKDVLWEGTASSSYFMGGDEEATLRTSYENKFGKSVGPKVLPYYDILKSLLDKIASPVLNEAEQDEKIEVESGS, encoded by the coding sequence ATGAGATCTAAACTAATACTTCTATTTTTAATTTCTACTTCATTTGCAAATTGTGCGGTAAAACAAATTAGGATCGCACCTAATTTTGAATCTTCTCTGGACAGATTTAAAAGATTAACTGTAGCAATTGATTCAAGTTCCAAAGTGAATCAAGTCGAGGCAACTCTTCTAAAATCCATGGCGGAACAAGAATTGGCTCACCATAAGGAATTTATCGTATATCCGGATCCTTCCAGTAAAAACCAAAACTGCAAATCTCCTGTCGGAAAATCCCAAGGGGTTCTTACTCTTAAATTAGAAGAAGCCCTAAAAGGAACCACACCATCCTTTTTAGTATGGCTAAGTCCCGCTGTATTCGGACCTTCTGCAGATGGGATCAAAATTTCTATCCAAGCACAGATCCAAAAATGTGATACGAAAGACGTTCTTTGGGAAGGCACCGCTTCCTCCTCTTATTTTATGGGAGGAGATGAAGAAGCTACTCTTAGGACGAGTTATGAGAACAAATTCGGGAAATCCGTCGGTCCAAAAGTGCTTCCATATTACGATATCCTAAAGTCTCTTTTGGATAAGATAGCAAGCCCAGTTTTAAACGAAGCAGAACAAGACGAGAAAATAGAAGTAGAATCCGGTTCTTAG
- a CDS encoding MMPL family transporter: MRKFLSKATELVLTKPAASSAILFIFLVISALLATRLSINSDNLQLLPSDNPSVVQTKRVIEMIGGSGFYTVALKFKDEKGMTEHLTKAFQAKRNGDPETQKKELELADAAKRKNIAYYKAREIALKKASDKLATEVLKDKELVRYVSYRYNVSFLQDRLPLFLKTEDLKEIRKRVKRKIDDEIEKANPFFIKLTNEEYNPDFTDIISKYQKLAKRDIFDEYNISPEKGMLIVLIKPTGSFVDIEFLEKIDTKVQGLVKTLEIEKDGIYAGYTGAYKLNQDDYETLIKALKPIGIASFLGIGLLLLLFFRNPLFIVILLFSLLSGLLMTFGLTGLVIGQLNSITSIIGSILMGLGIDYGIQFLYRFREEFTKKQNIVRAIKDTIYHTGIASFSSALTTTSAFVVLSFSEFRGFSEFGIIATYGIVLIAVAMYGVTALQIALLLKWFPSLSKSFLLNEEQQTPSGLLRRFYSRPGILSVSVLVLVLLFGVFAPKVQFDVNGRNLLVENLESVNLYDEIADRFDISSDPQAIVVKSLEESEAVFDYLNPVPESIAGSVDQVVSLWNFVPPYSQQLENRKVLDQLAKDMKPVKASFLKPEQRKYLPKAKLFLSIKPYDYTAVPDYFSSQFKEVASSKEKGHLLFLYPKVALWHGGKLLEFFAAIGRLEVPKISRRTLNAILYSTGTQKESEIDPTKENYSTAENKILLNALNTYSKEKLLSIKILPGTVDTILEHRPYKDIAQARSYTFQTDTAGSLMLFAQLIMIVKREGVAAFFITLGLVIIVLILFYRAFLPALLSLIPLLLGLLVTVGVMAIIDLKLNFMNVLVFPVIIGYGIQNGIYIYYRFREDHDIVKAMAMVGPAVIASTLTTLVGWSALLLANQRGLHSIGKVATIGIAACLLIALTLLPAILELAYRSRKQEEDEAVPLGLGPEDEEGSETVSEFVIEETPAKPKPKKAPKKKSAPKKKTGKKK; this comes from the coding sequence ATGAGAAAATTTCTTTCTAAAGCGACCGAGTTGGTGTTAACCAAACCGGCCGCTTCTTCCGCAATCCTATTTATCTTTCTGGTGATTTCCGCACTTTTAGCCACCAGACTTTCCATTAACAGTGATAATCTTCAACTTCTTCCCTCTGACAACCCTTCCGTCGTACAAACAAAACGTGTGATCGAAATGATCGGCGGGAGCGGTTTTTATACCGTAGCTCTCAAATTCAAAGACGAGAAGGGAATGACGGAGCATCTTACCAAAGCATTCCAAGCCAAACGTAACGGCGATCCGGAAACCCAGAAGAAAGAATTAGAATTAGCTGACGCGGCAAAACGTAAGAACATCGCTTATTACAAGGCGAGAGAGATCGCACTCAAAAAAGCCTCCGACAAACTTGCTACGGAAGTTTTGAAAGACAAAGAATTAGTTCGTTACGTTTCTTATAGATATAATGTTTCCTTTTTACAAGACAGACTTCCTTTATTCTTAAAAACTGAAGATCTAAAAGAGATCCGTAAAAGAGTAAAACGGAAGATAGATGATGAAATAGAAAAAGCTAATCCATTCTTCATCAAACTTACGAATGAGGAATATAATCCGGATTTTACGGATATCATTTCCAAATACCAAAAACTCGCAAAAAGAGATATATTCGACGAATATAATATTTCACCTGAAAAAGGGATGCTGATCGTTCTGATCAAACCTACAGGTTCCTTCGTTGACATTGAGTTCTTGGAAAAAATAGACACTAAAGTCCAAGGTTTAGTAAAAACCCTGGAGATAGAAAAAGACGGAATTTACGCAGGTTATACCGGAGCCTATAAACTTAACCAAGATGATTATGAAACTTTGATTAAGGCATTAAAGCCGATCGGGATCGCTTCTTTCTTAGGAATAGGACTTTTACTTTTATTATTTTTCCGTAATCCTCTTTTTATAGTTATTCTGCTATTCTCTCTTCTCAGCGGACTACTCATGACATTCGGTTTAACCGGACTCGTTATAGGACAATTGAATAGTATCACAAGTATTATCGGGTCCATTCTCATGGGACTTGGGATAGACTATGGGATCCAATTCTTATACAGATTCAGAGAAGAATTCACCAAGAAACAAAATATAGTAAGAGCAATCAAAGACACGATTTATCATACTGGGATTGCTTCTTTTAGTTCCGCATTAACCACTACTTCCGCGTTCGTTGTACTCTCTTTCTCAGAATTCAGAGGATTCAGTGAGTTCGGGATTATTGCGACTTATGGGATCGTTCTGATCGCAGTTGCAATGTATGGAGTGACTGCATTACAGATCGCTTTACTTTTAAAATGGTTCCCTTCCCTTTCCAAATCTTTCCTTTTAAATGAAGAACAACAAACTCCTTCCGGTTTATTAAGAAGATTTTATTCTAGACCGGGCATTTTATCCGTAAGCGTTTTAGTTCTCGTGTTACTCTTTGGAGTTTTCGCTCCAAAAGTACAATTTGACGTTAACGGAAGAAACCTTTTAGTAGAAAATTTAGAATCCGTAAACTTATACGATGAGATCGCGGATCGTTTTGATATTTCTTCCGATCCTCAGGCAATTGTAGTAAAAAGTTTAGAAGAATCAGAAGCTGTATTCGATTATTTGAACCCGGTTCCTGAATCTATCGCCGGTTCCGTTGACCAAGTTGTTTCTCTTTGGAATTTTGTTCCGCCTTATTCTCAACAATTAGAAAACCGTAAAGTTCTGGATCAGCTCGCAAAAGATATGAAGCCTGTAAAAGCTTCCTTCTTAAAACCTGAACAGAGAAAGTATTTACCTAAGGCAAAATTATTCTTATCCATTAAACCTTACGACTATACTGCAGTTCCGGATTATTTTTCCTCTCAGTTTAAGGAAGTTGCAAGCTCTAAAGAAAAAGGACATCTATTATTCCTCTATCCTAAAGTAGCTCTATGGCATGGTGGAAAATTATTAGAATTCTTTGCCGCAATAGGTAGATTGGAAGTTCCTAAAATTTCCAGAAGAACCCTAAATGCGATCCTATATTCCACAGGAACTCAAAAAGAATCCGAAATAGATCCGACCAAAGAGAACTATTCTACGGCGGAAAATAAAATTCTATTGAACGCTTTGAATACATACTCAAAGGAAAAACTTCTCTCCATTAAGATCCTCCCAGGAACTGTAGATACGATCTTAGAACATAGACCTTATAAGGATATAGCTCAAGCCAGATCTTACACATTCCAAACCGATACGGCTGGAAGTTTAATGTTATTTGCTCAGCTTATCATGATAGTAAAAAGAGAAGGTGTTGCTGCATTCTTCATTACCTTAGGGTTAGTGATCATAGTTCTGATACTATTCTATAGAGCCTTCTTACCCGCACTACTCTCCTTGATACCACTTTTATTGGGACTTTTAGTTACAGTAGGAGTTATGGCAATTATAGATCTTAAATTAAATTTTATGAATGTTCTGGTATTCCCGGTCATCATAGGATATGGAATACAAAACGGGATCTATATCTATTATAGATTCAGAGAAGATCATGATATTGTAAAAGCAATGGCAATGGTAGGACCTGCGGTGATCGCATCCACATTAACCACTTTGGTCGGATGGAGCGCACTACTTCTTGCAAATCAAAGAGGCCTACACTCCATCGGAAAAGTGGCGACAATAGGTATTGCGGCTTGTTTACTGATCGCCCTTACTTTACTTCCCGCAATTTTAGAATTAGCATATAGAAGCCGCAAACAAGAAGAAGATGAGGCAGTGCCATTAGGTTTAGGCCCTGAGGATGAAGAAGGTTCCGAAACAGTTTCTGAATTTGTAATAGAAGAAACTCCTGCTAAACCGAAACCTAAAAAAGCTCCTAAGAAAAAGTCGGCTCCTAAAAAGAAAACCGGAAAGAAAAAATGA
- a CDS encoding ABC transporter substrate-binding protein, producing the protein MKLFQILLFCLLSSGLLFAQDSQTTNETQTTSPEVSAEEQTLSAVKKLIGFIRYKKNDKALALIHVGKFSDKLLGDHKISAAERKEFEEGISEYIVNKAFPIALKYFDKIDITYDKPSVNGKQARIGSSILYKGSDQIKFAWILSESEGAWYISDFETEGKLATEINRTKNIEPSIKKNGIKGTISLIQKAAKN; encoded by the coding sequence GTGAAACTATTTCAAATTTTATTGTTTTGTTTACTTTCCTCGGGGCTTCTTTTTGCCCAGGATTCCCAAACTACTAACGAAACCCAAACCACTTCTCCCGAAGTTTCGGCAGAAGAGCAGACGTTATCCGCCGTTAAAAAATTGATCGGCTTTATCCGTTATAAGAAAAACGACAAGGCTTTAGCTTTGATCCATGTGGGAAAATTCTCCGACAAACTATTAGGAGATCATAAAATTTCCGCTGCGGAAAGAAAAGAATTCGAAGAAGGGATATCCGAATATATCGTAAATAAGGCATTCCCGATCGCATTAAAATATTTTGATAAGATTGATATCACTTACGACAAACCTAGCGTGAATGGTAAACAGGCGAGGATCGGATCTTCCATTCTTTACAAGGGTTCCGATCAGATCAAATTTGCTTGGATACTTTCAGAATCCGAAGGTGCTTGGTACATCAGCGATTTTGAAACCGAAGGTAAACTTGCAACGGAAATTAACCGCACTAAAAACATAGAGCCGTCTATTAAGAAAAACGGAATCAAGGGGACTATCTCCCTAATACAAAAAGCAGCTAAGAACTGA
- a CDS encoding TIGR04282 family arsenosugar biosynthesis glycosyltransferase produces MKGPILNIFLKNPVPGKVKTRLAKNIGEEAALEVYQALVEKTRSACKDLDVPKVLWFDSYLPNPSDLGSWGHSPLLIRKQEGKDLGEKMRNAFLYCFQNGSGPALLIGSDCPELDLLHLKEAFQIIDHKDVVLGPAKDGGYYLVGLKSDTPELFHGIEWSTETVFARSLEKLQWARKQVGLLPVLSDLDDVQDLEYFESNGILDWKKNGS; encoded by the coding sequence ATGAAAGGTCCAATCTTGAATATATTTCTGAAAAATCCAGTCCCGGGAAAAGTTAAGACACGTTTAGCAAAGAATATAGGAGAAGAAGCCGCACTAGAAGTATATCAGGCCCTGGTCGAAAAAACCAGATCAGCCTGTAAGGACTTGGATGTTCCTAAAGTCCTTTGGTTCGATTCCTATCTCCCTAACCCATCCGATCTGGGAAGTTGGGGACATTCTCCATTACTCATTCGCAAACAAGAAGGAAAAGATCTAGGAGAGAAGATGAGAAACGCTTTCTTGTATTGTTTCCAAAACGGTTCCGGTCCTGCACTACTCATAGGAAGTGATTGCCCTGAGTTGGACCTCCTACATCTAAAAGAAGCATTTCAAATTATAGATCATAAAGATGTGGTTTTAGGACCGGCGAAAGATGGAGGTTATTATCTGGTAGGACTCAAGTCGGATACTCCTGAACTTTTTCATGGAATAGAATGGAGTACGGAAACTGTTTTTGCCAGAAGTTTAGAAAAACTTCAATGGGCCAGAAAACAAGTAGGACTTCTACCTGTATTATCCGACCTGGATGATGTCCAAGATTTAGAATATTTCGAATCCAATGGGATCTTGGACTGGAAAAAGAACGGTTCCTGA
- a CDS encoding LIC_12337 family protein encodes MKLQNRRSILRKVVLALLVFFGITAGFKFNPGFKKEKNHIPISLNVSLLRPLHASADEWGFVRGSASWARGNSLFMDDVIGSIQANPALVLVASGVNGITQDGFSTTSGTNFTISLKLNGAFTASSTAYTGTKTFSNYLELKNVGTTDTANIALQFYWDDDPRDPLQDGALVRYRLQMLNPSQDGGSSADIESYVYSPNVANAFYSTLYPNQGLVQVYSWDDKLANDNEISLKARHGRVILEEMDEQTVFCFKAIVRVDATANLIPSNTNAGLCTGSASDEYYKLAYSQKLTGNLEVTAKSGWEEGAITSGDGNLCGLVSLNYGLFNVNGFVKDLVASGDIPSSYVPASRVDGLYARIGLSGKSGNTGDNNGVFWDDTRKATIDALDIVFESSPPPFD; translated from the coding sequence GTGAAATTACAAAATCGTCGTTCTATTCTTCGTAAAGTTGTTCTGGCTTTACTCGTTTTTTTCGGAATTACTGCTGGTTTTAAATTTAATCCAGGATTTAAGAAGGAAAAAAATCATATTCCGATTTCTTTAAATGTTTCTCTACTTAGGCCATTGCACGCAAGCGCGGACGAATGGGGCTTTGTAAGAGGATCCGCTTCCTGGGCCCGTGGAAATTCTCTCTTCATGGATGATGTGATCGGTTCTATTCAGGCAAATCCAGCATTAGTCTTAGTTGCCAGTGGAGTTAATGGTATTACGCAAGACGGTTTCTCTACAACGTCTGGAACTAATTTTACGATCTCTTTGAAGTTGAACGGAGCTTTTACCGCATCTTCTACTGCATATACCGGAACGAAAACATTCTCCAATTATTTAGAACTGAAGAATGTTGGAACTACCGATACAGCGAATATTGCATTACAATTCTATTGGGATGATGATCCTCGAGATCCTTTACAGGACGGCGCTCTCGTCAGATATCGTTTGCAAATGTTGAACCCTTCTCAAGATGGTGGGTCCTCTGCAGATATAGAAAGTTATGTGTATTCTCCGAATGTTGCTAATGCTTTTTACTCTACTCTTTATCCAAACCAAGGCCTTGTACAAGTATATTCATGGGATGATAAGCTTGCAAACGATAACGAAATTTCTCTCAAGGCACGTCACGGAAGAGTGATCCTGGAAGAAATGGATGAACAAACTGTTTTCTGTTTTAAGGCAATTGTTCGTGTAGACGCGACTGCAAATCTTATTCCTAGCAATACTAATGCAGGACTTTGTACCGGAAGTGCGAGCGATGAATACTATAAACTTGCCTATAGCCAAAAATTGACAGGCAATCTGGAAGTGACCGCTAAATCAGGATGGGAAGAAGGAGCAATAACTTCGGGAGATGGTAATCTGTGCGGTCTTGTTTCTTTAAATTATGGTTTGTTTAATGTAAACGGATTTGTTAAAGACTTAGTTGCTTCCGGAGATATTCCTTCCAGTTACGTTCCTGCTTCCCGAGTTGATGGCTTATATGCAAGAATTGGATTAAGCGGTAAATCGGGGAATACTGGCGATAATAACGGCGTTTTTTGGGACGATACGAGAAAAGCTACCATTGATGCATTAGATATCGTATTCGAATCTTCTCCTCCTCCGTTCGATTGA